One Gordonia zhaorongruii DNA segment encodes these proteins:
- a CDS encoding Ppx/GppA phosphatase family protein, which produces MRLGVIDVGSNTVHLLVMDAHRGGHPTPMSSTKAVLRLAEEIDEDGCMRESGAEALVSTMEEFTRIATTSGCEQVMAFATSAVRDATNCDDMLGRVKSASGVDLQVLEGLDEARLTSLAVRRWFGWSAGRILAFDIGGGSLEMSNGVDEEPDVVLSLPLGAGRLTREWLVEDPPSKRRVSVLRDWLDAELKEPARELRAAGKADLAVGSSKTYRSLARLTGAAPSGAGPRVRRTLTVSGLRQLIAFISRMTTADRAELEGVSADRAPQIVAGALVAESAMRAMGVDTLDICPWALREGVILRRLDSEPAGAMTTN; this is translated from the coding sequence GTGCGCCTTGGAGTGATCGACGTCGGCAGTAACACCGTGCACCTTCTTGTGATGGACGCGCATCGAGGCGGTCACCCGACCCCGATGAGCTCCACCAAGGCGGTGCTTCGTCTCGCCGAGGAGATCGACGAGGACGGCTGCATGCGCGAGTCGGGCGCTGAGGCCCTCGTGTCGACCATGGAGGAGTTCACCCGGATCGCGACCACATCGGGATGCGAGCAGGTCATGGCGTTCGCGACGTCGGCTGTGCGCGACGCGACCAACTGCGACGACATGCTCGGCCGGGTCAAGTCCGCCTCCGGGGTGGATCTGCAGGTTCTCGAGGGGCTCGACGAGGCTCGGCTCACGTCACTGGCGGTACGCCGCTGGTTCGGCTGGAGTGCCGGGCGGATCCTCGCCTTCGACATCGGCGGCGGCAGTCTGGAGATGTCGAACGGCGTGGATGAGGAACCCGACGTCGTGCTGTCGTTGCCGCTCGGGGCGGGGCGGCTGACCCGCGAGTGGCTGGTCGAGGACCCGCCGAGCAAGCGTCGGGTGTCGGTGCTGCGGGATTGGCTCGACGCGGAGCTCAAGGAGCCCGCGCGGGAACTGCGTGCGGCGGGTAAGGCGGACCTCGCGGTCGGCTCGTCGAAGACCTACCGTTCGCTCGCGCGACTCACCGGTGCGGCACCGTCCGGTGCAGGTCCGCGCGTCCGACGTACGCTGACGGTGAGCGGCCTGCGACAGCTCATCGCGTTCATCTCGCGCATGACGACCGCCGACCGTGCGGAGCTCGAAGGAGTCAGCGCCGACCGCGCCCCGCAGATCGTTGCGGGCGCGTTGGTCGCCGAGAGCGCGATGCGGGCTATGGGAGTCGATACACTTGACATCTGCCCGTGGGCTCTGCGGGAGGGCGTCATCCTGCGACGCCTCGACTCGGAGCCTGCCGGCGCGATGACCACCAACTGA
- a CDS encoding response regulator transcription factor — MTHVLIVEDEESLADPLAFLLRKEGFEASIVNDGTQALPAFERINPDIVLLDLMLPGVSGTEICKSIRAKSAVPVIMVTARDSEIDKVVGLELGADDYVTKPYSARELIARIRAVLRRGGVVAEDEDAAIGVVEVGPVRMDVQRHTVSVGGDDVTLPLKEFDLLEYLMRNSGRVLTRSQLIDRVWGADYVGDTKTLDVHVKRLRSKVEPDSSHPRHLITVRGLGYKFEP, encoded by the coding sequence TTGACGCATGTACTGATTGTCGAAGACGAAGAATCGCTGGCGGATCCGTTGGCTTTCCTGCTTCGGAAAGAGGGATTCGAAGCGAGCATCGTCAATGACGGAACGCAGGCTCTGCCCGCGTTCGAGCGGATCAACCCGGACATCGTCCTTCTCGACCTGATGCTGCCGGGAGTCTCCGGCACCGAGATCTGCAAGTCGATCCGTGCGAAGTCGGCGGTGCCGGTCATCATGGTGACCGCTCGCGACAGCGAGATCGACAAGGTGGTCGGGCTCGAACTCGGCGCCGACGATTACGTGACCAAGCCGTACTCGGCTCGCGAGCTGATCGCACGAATCCGGGCCGTCCTGCGGCGCGGCGGAGTGGTCGCCGAAGACGAGGACGCCGCCATCGGCGTCGTCGAGGTCGGACCGGTCCGGATGGACGTGCAGCGCCATACGGTGAGCGTCGGCGGCGACGACGTGACGTTGCCGCTCAAGGAGTTCGATCTCCTGGAGTACCTGATGCGCAACTCGGGTCGGGTCCTCACCCGCAGTCAGCTGATCGATCGAGTGTGGGGCGCCGACTACGTGGGCGACACCAAGACGCTCGATGTTCACGTCAAGCGACTGCGTTCGAAGGTGGAACCGGACTCCTCGCATCCGCGCCACCTGATCACCGTGCGCGGGCTCGGTTACAAGTTCGAGCCGTGA
- a CDS encoding sensor histidine kinase, which produces MSETSGDRLLEGAAARARFGPARVDSTYLAGVDPGEVSRTDLLNMVVAQSSTGMVLVDAYHTVVLFNERAAELGMVRDVLADGVAEAVAEVFTTGVDRQFDYSPPHSTMGFVSTGRTMPRAVENVRCLASISHINGQRYVLVYGDDDSTNQRVEATRRDFAANVSHELKTPLGAISLMTEAVLESRDDPDAVEHFGRRALKEATRMGALVNELIGLSKLQDGSVADFAYVDVDAVIEDAIAGAGVSAEVAEISLITDDNTGFGVQGDRTLLLTALSNLLVNAINHSPTGDVVSVSRKSVMIDDQEMVAIAVTDRGIGIAAADQQRVFERFYRVDKARSRATGGTGLGLAIVKHVAASHGGHIGLWSKPGTGSTFSLYIPIDQDPDQPEEHTR; this is translated from the coding sequence GTGTCCGAAACCAGCGGTGACCGCCTTCTCGAAGGTGCTGCGGCTCGCGCTCGCTTCGGTCCCGCCCGGGTCGACTCGACGTATCTCGCCGGGGTGGACCCGGGGGAGGTGTCGCGCACCGACCTGCTGAACATGGTCGTCGCGCAGTCGTCGACCGGGATGGTGCTCGTCGACGCGTATCACACCGTCGTCCTCTTCAACGAGCGAGCAGCCGAGCTCGGCATGGTCCGCGATGTCCTCGCGGACGGAGTGGCCGAAGCCGTGGCGGAGGTGTTCACGACCGGAGTCGACCGGCAGTTCGATTACTCGCCGCCGCACTCGACCATGGGCTTCGTCTCGACCGGTCGCACGATGCCGCGCGCGGTGGAGAACGTCCGCTGCCTCGCCAGCATCTCGCACATCAACGGGCAGCGATACGTGCTGGTCTACGGTGACGACGATTCGACCAACCAACGCGTCGAGGCCACGCGCCGCGACTTCGCGGCGAACGTCTCGCACGAGCTGAAGACGCCGCTCGGCGCGATCAGCCTGATGACCGAGGCCGTGCTCGAGTCCCGGGACGACCCGGATGCGGTCGAGCACTTCGGCAGACGAGCTCTCAAGGAAGCCACCAGGATGGGTGCGCTCGTCAACGAGCTGATCGGCCTCTCGAAGCTGCAGGACGGTTCGGTCGCCGACTTCGCGTACGTCGACGTCGACGCGGTGATCGAGGACGCCATCGCAGGTGCAGGCGTGTCCGCCGAGGTCGCTGAGATCTCCCTCATCACCGATGACAACACCGGCTTCGGTGTGCAGGGGGATCGGACTCTGCTCCTGACTGCCCTCAGTAACCTGCTGGTGAACGCGATCAACCACTCGCCGACAGGTGATGTGGTCTCGGTGAGCCGTAAGAGCGTGATGATCGACGACCAGGAGATGGTGGCCATCGCCGTCACGGACCGCGGCATCGGTATCGCCGCGGCCGACCAGCAGAGAGTCTTCGAGCGGTTCTACCGTGTCGACAAGGCGCGTTCGCGCGCCACCGGTGGGACCGGTCTCGGTCTCGCCATCGTGAAGCACGTGGCGGCCAGTCACGGCGGTCATATCGGGCTGTGGAGCAAGCCGGGCACGGGCTCCACGTTCAGTCTGTACATCCCCATCGACCAGGACCCGGACCAACCAGAGGAACATACGCGTTGA
- a CDS encoding GNAT family N-acetyltransferase, which translates to MADGTISVTHVAPRERYLAELTEDGADPVEVGYVDYTQGGDHRALTHTVIYDRFGGRGFAGEVVRQVLDDVRDSGLQVVPVCSYVQSYLEKHPEYSDLVAS; encoded by the coding sequence ATGGCAGACGGCACGATTTCGGTAACGCATGTGGCCCCGCGTGAACGCTATCTGGCGGAGCTCACAGAAGACGGTGCAGACCCGGTGGAGGTCGGTTACGTCGACTACACGCAGGGTGGCGATCATCGCGCGCTGACTCACACGGTGATCTACGACCGCTTCGGCGGTCGCGGGTTCGCGGGAGAAGTGGTTCGGCAGGTACTCGACGACGTCCGTGACAGTGGGCTGCAGGTGGTACCGGTCTGCTCGTACGTCCAGAGCTATCTGGAAAAGCACCCGGAGTACTCCGACCTCGTCGCCTCCTGA
- a CDS encoding phosphoglyceromutase: protein MSNGTLILMRHGESEWNASNQFTGWVDVALTDKGRAEAVRGGELLVEHDLLPDVLYTSLLRRAISTAQIALDAADRHWIPVIRDWRLNERHYGALQGLNKAETKEKYGDEQFMLWRRSYDTPPPAIDADNEYSQTGDPRYDGIDVPLTECLLDVVTRLIPYYTEAIEADLRAGKTVLVAAHGNSLRALVKYLDGISDADIAELNIPTGNPLRYDLDDRLRPVVPGGVYLDPEAAAAGAAAVAAQGSK, encoded by the coding sequence ATGAGCAACGGCACCTTGATCCTCATGCGGCACGGCGAGAGCGAATGGAACGCCTCCAATCAGTTCACCGGCTGGGTCGACGTCGCGTTGACCGACAAGGGCCGGGCCGAGGCGGTACGCGGGGGAGAACTCCTCGTCGAGCATGACCTGCTTCCGGACGTTCTTTACACGTCGTTGCTGCGCCGCGCGATCAGCACCGCGCAGATCGCACTCGACGCCGCTGATCGGCACTGGATTCCGGTGATCCGCGACTGGCGGCTGAACGAGCGGCACTACGGCGCACTGCAGGGACTCAACAAGGCGGAGACCAAGGAGAAGTACGGCGATGAGCAGTTCATGCTCTGGCGTCGCAGCTACGACACTCCGCCGCCGGCGATCGACGCAGACAACGAGTACAGCCAGACCGGGGACCCGCGGTACGACGGCATCGACGTGCCACTCACCGAGTGCCTGCTCGACGTCGTCACGCGACTGATCCCGTACTACACCGAGGCCATCGAAGCCGACCTGCGCGCGGGGAAGACCGTGCTGGTCGCCGCGCACGGAAACTCGCTGCGCGCACTGGTGAAGTACCTGGACGGGATCTCGGACGCCGACATCGCCGAGCTCAACATCCCGACCGGCAACCCGCTCCGCTACGACCTCGACGATCGCCTGCGCCCGGTCGTTCCAGGCGGCGTGTACCTCGATCCCGAGGCCGCAGCCGCAGGTGCTGCGGCCGTCGCCGCACAGGGTTCCAAGTAG
- a CDS encoding YbjN domain-containing protein: MRSALDASGIEYSRKSSGGAKSEHLVLELPGERKLKTTVLLTAAQHGVRVEAFVCRRPDEEFEAVYKYLLKRNRRLYGVAYTIDIAGDIYLIGRISADAITRDEVDRVLGQVLEAADGDFNQILEIGFLTSIKREWAWRVARGEPMKNLEAFSHLIDPDDLPEIAPLDSGQRPEWPDSTE; this comes from the coding sequence CTGCGTTCGGCGCTCGACGCGTCCGGAATCGAGTACTCGCGCAAGTCGTCGGGCGGCGCCAAATCCGAGCACCTCGTGCTGGAGTTGCCGGGCGAGCGCAAGCTCAAGACGACCGTTCTGCTGACTGCGGCTCAGCACGGCGTCCGCGTGGAGGCCTTCGTCTGCCGCCGCCCGGACGAGGAGTTCGAGGCCGTGTACAAATACCTGCTCAAGCGGAACCGCCGCCTCTACGGTGTGGCGTACACGATCGACATCGCAGGCGACATCTACCTGATCGGCCGCATCTCCGCCGACGCCATCACCCGCGACGAAGTCGACCGCGTGCTCGGCCAGGTACTCGAAGCGGCGGACGGTGACTTCAACCAGATTCTCGAGATCGGGTTCCTCACCTCGATAAAGCGGGAATGGGCCTGGCGGGTGGCACGCGGCGAGCCGATGAAGAACCTCGAGGCCTTCTCGCATCTGATCGACCCGGACGATCTGCCGGAGATCGCTCCGCTCGACTCGGGTCAGCGGCCCGAATGGCCGGACAGCACAGAATAG
- the mshA gene encoding D-inositol-3-phosphate glycosyltransferase, with product MNGAHLPRRLALISVHTSPLAQPGTGDAGGMNVYVWQTATRLARRGVEVEIFTRATSSADEPSVEAAPGVTVRHVAAGPFDGLDKRDLPSQLCAFSANVLRAEAAQAPGYYDLIHSHYWLSGQVGWLARDRWGVPLVHTAHTLAAVKNAYLADGDAAEPMVRLVGEQQVVDEADLLVVNTKTEGDALVDLYGADRSHVDVVMPGADLDLYTPGPQAAARARLGLDQEDVIVTFVGRIQPLKAPDVLMRAIAPVIRSDGGRRLRLLVVGGPSGNGLELPGTLIELADRLGISAQVTFLPPQAPEDLVDVYRASDLVAVPSYSESFGLVAVEAQACGVPVIAADVGGLGVAVRDGVTGELVHGHEISDWTDRIAALVADPARLRSLGARAAGHAQSFSWEHTTDALLASYERAIATHRGNTGRPPGRFGLRRRRNRARVTV from the coding sequence ATGAACGGTGCACACCTCCCGCGACGTCTCGCGCTGATCTCCGTGCACACTTCTCCCCTCGCGCAGCCGGGAACGGGCGATGCGGGCGGGATGAACGTGTACGTGTGGCAGACCGCGACGCGGCTCGCCCGCCGTGGTGTCGAGGTGGAGATATTCACGCGCGCCACTTCGTCGGCCGACGAACCGAGCGTCGAAGCTGCGCCGGGCGTGACCGTCCGGCATGTGGCGGCCGGCCCGTTCGACGGTCTCGACAAACGTGATCTGCCCAGTCAGCTGTGCGCGTTCTCGGCGAACGTGCTGCGTGCCGAAGCTGCACAGGCGCCCGGTTACTACGACCTGATCCATTCCCACTACTGGTTGTCCGGGCAGGTCGGCTGGCTGGCCCGGGATCGCTGGGGAGTGCCGCTGGTGCACACCGCGCACACTCTGGCAGCTGTGAAGAACGCGTACCTCGCCGACGGCGACGCCGCGGAACCGATGGTGCGGCTGGTCGGCGAGCAGCAGGTCGTCGACGAAGCGGATCTACTCGTGGTGAACACGAAGACCGAGGGCGACGCGCTCGTCGATCTCTACGGAGCGGACCGCTCGCACGTCGATGTCGTGATGCCCGGGGCCGACCTCGACCTGTACACACCCGGCCCGCAGGCGGCCGCGCGCGCCCGGCTCGGACTCGACCAGGAGGACGTCATCGTGACGTTCGTCGGCCGGATTCAGCCGTTGAAGGCGCCCGACGTCCTGATGCGGGCGATCGCGCCGGTCATCCGGTCCGACGGTGGTCGCCGACTGCGGCTGCTCGTAGTGGGCGGCCCATCCGGCAACGGGCTGGAACTGCCCGGCACCCTCATCGAACTCGCCGACCGGCTGGGGATCTCGGCGCAGGTCACCTTCCTCCCGCCGCAGGCGCCGGAGGATCTGGTCGACGTGTACCGCGCGTCCGACCTCGTCGCGGTACCGAGCTACTCCGAGAGCTTCGGACTGGTCGCGGTGGAGGCGCAGGCGTGCGGGGTGCCGGTCATCGCTGCCGACGTGGGCGGTCTCGGAGTCGCGGTGCGCGACGGTGTGACCGGAGAACTCGTCCACGGTCACGAGATCTCCGACTGGACCGACCGGATCGCCGCGCTGGTCGCCGACCCGGCGCGTCTGCGATCACTGGGTGCACGGGCTGCCGGGCATGCGCAGAGTTTCTCCTGGGAGCACACCACGGATGCCCTCCTGGCCAGCTACGAACGCGCGATCGCGACGCACCGCGGGAACACCGGCAGACCCCCGGGCCGGTTCGGGCTGCGCCGCAGACGGAATCGGGCTCGCGTCACCGTCTGA
- a CDS encoding metal ABC transporter solute-binding protein, Zn/Mn family has protein sequence MPSARFRTRRRYRRTAALAAVVTMATALAACSGDSGPEATDHPVVVASTDVWASVAQAVAGENADVSALFDTPGGDPHEFEPTTSDTAEVLDANVIVMNGGHYDAYMESAANEAEGKKVVALSGHEGHDHDHDHEAGGTGHGDSEGHSHAEEHAFYDFAVVADTADDIAGALAEVAPVHADAYRANAKRFRADVDNLRGRLATLRDAHPDTRVAATEPLATGLLNAAGIKDVAPAGFSAAIEEGQSPSAADRAAFEDLLRGRQVSALIYNVQAVDPATEAILGVADANRVPIVNFTETLPKGVDDYVAWQSSQIAQLGRALGRG, from the coding sequence ATGCCCTCTGCACGCTTCCGCACCCGCCGCCGATACCGGAGGACGGCTGCTCTCGCGGCAGTCGTCACGATGGCCACGGCACTCGCCGCCTGTTCGGGCGATTCCGGGCCGGAGGCCACCGACCACCCGGTGGTCGTCGCATCCACCGATGTCTGGGCATCGGTCGCGCAGGCCGTAGCCGGCGAGAACGCCGACGTCAGTGCGTTGTTCGACACCCCGGGCGGAGACCCCCACGAGTTCGAGCCGACGACGTCGGACACCGCTGAGGTCCTCGACGCCAACGTCATCGTGATGAACGGCGGTCACTACGACGCCTACATGGAGAGCGCTGCGAACGAAGCCGAAGGCAAGAAGGTCGTCGCACTGTCCGGCCACGAAGGCCACGATCACGATCACGACCACGAAGCGGGCGGTACCGGACACGGCGACAGTGAAGGTCATTCGCACGCCGAGGAGCACGCCTTCTACGACTTCGCGGTCGTCGCCGACACCGCCGACGACATCGCCGGAGCGCTGGCCGAGGTGGCGCCCGTCCACGCGGACGCGTACCGGGCCAACGCGAAGCGTTTCCGCGCCGACGTCGACAATCTCCGCGGTCGGCTCGCCACCCTGCGCGACGCGCACCCGGACACCCGAGTCGCCGCAACCGAACCCCTCGCCACCGGCCTGCTCAACGCCGCGGGCATCAAGGACGTAGCTCCCGCCGGCTTCAGCGCGGCGATCGAAGAAGGACAGTCGCCCTCCGCAGCCGACCGCGCTGCCTTCGAGGACCTCCTGCGCGGCCGCCAGGTGTCGGCGCTCATCTACAACGTCCAGGCCGTCGACCCGGCGACCGAGGCGATCCTGGGCGTCGCCGATGCCAACCGCGTCCCCATCGTCAACTTCACCGAGACCCTGCCGAAGGGCGTCGACGATTACGTGGCGTGGCAGTCATCGCAGATCGCGCAACTCGGGAGGGCGCTCGGCCGTGGCTGA
- a CDS encoding metal ABC transporter ATP-binding protein gives MADPVISFRGSHLAFGNRTLWHDLDLDIAPGEFVAVLGPNGAGKTTLLRAALGQVEPTAGELTVDGRLGYIPQQHADDSDDMLMRGRDLVGFGIDGTAWGMGLRGLRHRRARVDAALAEVNATRYASSPVGLLSGGEQQRLRIAQALTRDPSVLLCDEPLASLDLASQQLVVDLLDARRRRANTAIMFVTHELNPVLPFVDRVVYLAGGSFRVGTVDEVMTSATLSELYGSRVEVLRVGGRLVVIGGEDAHHCIDHGYADEIETSRGTMKQSLA, from the coding sequence GTGGCTGATCCGGTCATCAGCTTCCGCGGTTCCCATCTGGCGTTCGGCAACCGAACCCTGTGGCACGACCTCGATCTCGACATCGCTCCCGGCGAGTTCGTGGCGGTCCTCGGACCCAACGGCGCAGGCAAGACGACGCTCCTGCGCGCCGCTCTCGGTCAGGTCGAGCCCACGGCCGGAGAGCTGACCGTCGACGGGCGGCTCGGATACATCCCGCAGCAGCACGCCGACGACTCCGACGACATGCTGATGCGCGGTCGCGACCTCGTCGGATTCGGCATCGACGGCACCGCATGGGGCATGGGCCTGCGCGGACTGCGACACCGGCGCGCTCGCGTCGACGCCGCCCTCGCCGAGGTGAACGCCACGCGGTACGCGTCGTCACCGGTGGGTCTGCTGTCCGGTGGCGAACAGCAGCGGCTCCGGATCGCGCAGGCGCTCACCCGCGATCCCTCCGTCCTCCTGTGCGACGAACCGCTCGCCAGCCTCGACCTCGCCAGCCAGCAACTCGTCGTCGACCTGCTCGATGCCCGCAGGCGGCGGGCGAACACCGCGATCATGTTCGTGACCCACGAGTTGAATCCGGTACTGCCGTTCGTCGACCGCGTGGTCTATCTGGCCGGCGGATCGTTCCGGGTGGGAACCGTCGACGAGGTGATGACGTCGGCGACGCTGTCCGAGCTGTACGGCAGCCGCGTCGAGGTACTTCGGGTCGGCGGCCGACTCGTCGTCATCGGCGGCGAGGACGCGCACCACTGCATCGACCACGGGTACGCCGACGAGATCGAGACGTCCCGCGGCACGATGAAGCAGTCGCTCGCATGA
- a CDS encoding metal ABC transporter permease, which translates to MTSTPLAADIGAFWNLSQTGDLLSRGFVQESLIAIALLGLIGGVLGPMIVARQMSFAVHGAAELSFTGAAAALLAGVGVNIGGVIGAVLAAAVFGLLGQRARERDSVIGVVMAFGLGLGVLFLSLHGRVGTGFALLTGQVVSVGRDGLIAVSITAAVVLVVYAIIYRPLLFASLDPRVAVSAGVPTRLLSVVFAVLVGLAAAQGVQIIGALLVMSLLITPAAAAVRLSANPTVVLVLSVVFAEIAAVGGLIASLAPELPVSVMVTSISFAIYLICRIAGVRRRG; encoded by the coding sequence ATGACGTCGACGCCACTGGCTGCCGACATCGGCGCATTCTGGAATCTCTCGCAGACCGGCGACCTCCTCTCCCGTGGCTTCGTCCAGGAGTCGCTCATCGCCATCGCTCTCCTCGGCCTGATCGGCGGAGTGCTCGGCCCGATGATCGTCGCGCGGCAGATGAGCTTCGCGGTGCACGGTGCCGCCGAGCTCTCCTTCACCGGTGCGGCGGCGGCCCTGCTCGCAGGCGTCGGCGTGAACATCGGCGGCGTCATCGGCGCAGTACTGGCCGCAGCGGTCTTCGGGCTCCTCGGGCAGCGGGCGCGCGAACGCGACTCGGTCATCGGCGTCGTGATGGCATTCGGCCTCGGCCTCGGCGTGCTGTTCCTGAGTCTGCACGGACGCGTGGGCACCGGTTTCGCACTGCTCACCGGCCAGGTCGTCAGCGTCGGCCGCGACGGTCTGATCGCGGTCTCGATCACGGCTGCCGTCGTGCTCGTGGTCTACGCGATCATCTACCGTCCGCTGCTGTTCGCCAGCCTCGACCCACGGGTGGCGGTGAGCGCGGGGGTCCCGACGCGCCTGCTCTCGGTGGTGTTCGCGGTGCTCGTCGGCCTTGCCGCCGCCCAAGGTGTGCAGATCATCGGCGCCCTCCTCGTGATGAGCCTGCTCATCACGCCGGCCGCGGCCGCAGTGCGCCTGTCCGCCAACCCGACAGTGGTCCTCGTCCTGTCGGTGGTCTTCGCCGAGATCGCGGCGGTCGGCGGGCTGATCGCGTCGTTGGCCCCCGAACTCCCGGTGTCGGTGATGGTCACGTCGATCTCGTTCGCGATCTATCTGATCTGCCGGATAGCCGGTGTGCGCAGACGCGGCTAG
- a CDS encoding DUF2599 domain-containing protein, with translation MSSSTPTPPSLPAPYIEGADWVQTEVGASLQIRPTRNGRQVSGDGVAEEAWSEVLALHPDADGPGMRAQFECHWTYARLVDPEKPSWNLEPSRPVVTESDMVSARCNPGAAEERSP, from the coding sequence ATGTCGAGTTCGACGCCGACACCGCCGTCGCTGCCTGCCCCGTACATCGAGGGCGCGGACTGGGTTCAGACCGAGGTGGGGGCGAGCCTGCAGATCCGCCCTACCCGAAACGGACGGCAGGTGTCCGGGGACGGAGTCGCCGAAGAGGCGTGGAGCGAGGTCCTCGCACTGCATCCGGACGCGGATGGCCCCGGCATGCGGGCGCAGTTCGAGTGTCACTGGACGTATGCGAGACTCGTCGATCCGGAGAAGCCGAGCTGGAACCTCGAACCCTCGCGGCCGGTCGTCACCGAGTCGGACATGGTGTCGGCCCGATGCAACCCGGGCGCCGCAGAAGAGCGTTCGCCGTAG
- a CDS encoding carboxylesterase/lipase family protein, producing MALMDTLVSLVEGSVEGRRGRGIKRGTVTWKGIPFAKPPVGAGRWQAPESVAPWPGVIACHDYGSTPIQEKLVTARGAGRFQPRSEDCLTLNVFAPESVSPTPRPVMVFNYGGAYILGGTSTPIYDASYLARDRDVIVVTVNYRVGPLGFLDLSDYSTDDRRFDTNVGLRDMVAGLEWVQRNIAAFGGDPERVTVFGESAGGSAVVTLLATPAAEGLFTGAIAQSPVPDLTVTKENARIFTDEFVRLLVDPTRRSGPERTEPPLDPDEVARIVDGASAQDLLRVGNKMLGFTRRARLSDPMPFAPTVDGDYLPQAPVQAARDGATHRVPTIIGTNKDEGEMFARFWSILPDADQQLAGVYDPEVRTEIDRLYPGTRDRVRLSADAMFWIPTTLFAGYHSEHAPTYVYRYDYAPVMLNASGIGATHATELLAVFGIYRDPIGAGLAAAGSWRSSKRITSTMQSMWSWFARSGVPSPSWPAYVRGDRSVMILDDPPRVERDPDGARRAAWERVHLDVAG from the coding sequence ATGGCACTGATGGACACGCTGGTATCACTCGTAGAAGGGTCGGTCGAGGGAAGGCGGGGGCGGGGCATCAAGCGCGGCACGGTCACCTGGAAGGGGATCCCGTTCGCGAAGCCGCCTGTCGGTGCCGGCCGGTGGCAGGCGCCCGAATCCGTAGCGCCGTGGCCCGGCGTGATCGCGTGCCACGACTACGGAAGCACGCCGATCCAGGAGAAGCTGGTGACCGCTCGCGGCGCTGGACGCTTCCAGCCGCGCAGCGAGGACTGCCTGACCCTCAACGTGTTCGCGCCCGAGTCGGTCTCGCCGACTCCGCGGCCGGTCATGGTGTTCAACTACGGCGGCGCGTACATCCTGGGTGGGACGTCGACGCCGATCTACGACGCGTCCTACCTGGCCCGGGACCGCGACGTGATCGTCGTGACCGTCAACTACCGGGTCGGTCCGCTGGGGTTCCTCGACCTGAGCGATTACTCGACCGACGACCGCCGTTTCGACACCAACGTGGGTCTGCGCGACATGGTGGCGGGACTGGAATGGGTGCAGCGCAACATCGCGGCTTTCGGGGGCGATCCCGAACGTGTCACCGTTTTCGGGGAGTCCGCAGGCGGGTCGGCGGTGGTGACACTGCTCGCCACGCCGGCGGCGGAGGGACTGTTCACCGGTGCCATCGCGCAGAGCCCGGTCCCGGACCTGACCGTCACGAAGGAGAACGCGAGGATCTTCACCGACGAGTTCGTGCGGCTCCTCGTCGACCCGACGCGGCGTTCCGGCCCGGAGCGCACGGAACCGCCGCTGGACCCCGACGAGGTGGCGCGGATCGTCGACGGCGCCAGTGCCCAGGACCTCCTGCGGGTGGGTAATAAGATGCTCGGGTTCACGCGCCGGGCGAGGTTGTCCGACCCCATGCCGTTCGCGCCGACGGTGGACGGCGACTACCTTCCGCAGGCGCCGGTGCAGGCAGCCCGCGACGGAGCGACGCACCGCGTGCCCACGATCATCGGCACCAACAAGGACGAAGGTGAGATGTTCGCGCGGTTCTGGAGCATCCTTCCGGACGCCGACCAGCAGCTGGCCGGCGTCTACGATCCGGAGGTTCGCACGGAGATCGATCGGCTGTACCCGGGTACGCGCGACCGGGTTCGGTTGTCGGCCGACGCCATGTTCTGGATCCCGACGACGCTCTTCGCCGGGTACCACAGCGAGCACGCCCCGACTTACGTCTACCGGTACGACTACGCGCCCGTGATGCTCAACGCGTCGGGCATCGGTGCGACGCATGCGACCGAACTCCTCGCGGTCTTCGGCATCTACCGCGACCCGATCGGTGCTGGACTGGCCGCGGCAGGCAGTTGGCGTTCGAGCAAGCGGATCACCTCGACGATGCAGTCGATGTGGAGCTGGTTCGCTCGCAGCGGTGTGCCGTCGCCGAGCTGGCCCGCGTACGTGCGGGGCGACAGGTCGGTGATGATCCTCGACGATCCGCCGCGCGTCGAACGCGATCCCGACGGTGCGCGCCGGGCGGCATGGGAGCGTGTGCACCTGGATGTGGCCGGTTGA